The Paenibacillus sp. MBLB1832 genome has a window encoding:
- a CDS encoding ABC transporter substrate-binding protein has product MRKSSLRYSFLVASLSIISFLTACGSSSSTGASPAASAVSTASSTAAATTSAKPVTISFLHWRGEDVNSLNGIITKFQAENPNIKVEMQTMPSEQYQSTAQAKLADGSVGDVFTSFPGAQFEALAKAGIFTDLSSEKFLSNFNDTLIQVGKKDGKQVAVPYQLVYNDPIYNVKLFQKYNLTPPKDWAGFLALCETLKKNGIIPIAFAGADIGPGQFMNTMVMNNEPSTDIFTKVEAGQAKLTDEFWVKTLTQFKELNDKGYLQPDALGTKDAAAGALFIQEKAAILASGSYQLAQNKKQNSNLEQKLLAPITVAADQAKFEGVHTSTFMLAVNSKSKHPAEAKKFIEFLSKKDIAGTYANETGQNVTVKDVQYTTPELQVATEWSSKKTLFQPRFSITNADNQKAVTNSIQAVLSGKSPQDAAKEAQAIIDQHLVK; this is encoded by the coding sequence ATGCGTAAATCCAGTTTAAGATACAGTTTCCTTGTTGCCTCACTCTCTATCATTTCCTTTCTTACGGCTTGCGGTTCATCCTCCTCGACAGGAGCTAGTCCTGCGGCTTCAGCGGTATCTACAGCATCAAGCACGGCGGCGGCAACAACGTCCGCAAAGCCCGTGACAATCTCCTTCCTACACTGGCGTGGGGAGGACGTGAACTCATTGAATGGCATTATCACGAAATTCCAAGCTGAGAACCCTAACATCAAAGTGGAAATGCAGACGATGCCATCCGAGCAATATCAATCGACAGCCCAAGCGAAGCTTGCTGACGGTTCAGTAGGCGATGTGTTCACATCGTTCCCAGGCGCACAGTTCGAGGCGTTGGCGAAAGCGGGCATTTTCACCGATCTATCCAGCGAAAAGTTTCTAAGTAATTTTAACGACACCTTGATTCAAGTGGGTAAAAAAGACGGCAAACAGGTAGCTGTTCCGTACCAGCTTGTTTACAATGATCCCATTTACAATGTGAAACTGTTCCAAAAATATAATCTAACACCACCGAAGGATTGGGCTGGCTTCTTGGCTCTTTGTGAAACATTGAAAAAGAATGGCATCATCCCGATCGCATTTGCAGGCGCGGATATCGGTCCTGGTCAATTCATGAACACGATGGTCATGAACAATGAACCAAGCACAGATATTTTCACCAAAGTAGAAGCAGGTCAAGCGAAACTAACAGATGAGTTCTGGGTGAAAACGTTGACGCAGTTTAAAGAGTTAAATGACAAAGGCTATTTGCAGCCTGATGCCCTTGGTACGAAAGATGCAGCGGCCGGCGCGCTGTTCATTCAAGAAAAAGCAGCCATTCTCGCTAGTGGATCCTATCAATTGGCTCAAAACAAAAAGCAAAATTCGAACCTGGAACAAAAGTTATTAGCACCAATCACTGTCGCTGCAGACCAGGCGAAATTCGAAGGTGTACATACAAGTACATTTATGTTAGCCGTGAACAGCAAGTCTAAGCATCCTGCGGAAGCGAAGAAATTCATTGAGTTTTTGAGCAAAAAGGACATTGCAGGGACCTACGCCAACGAAACCGGGCAGAACGTGACTGTGAAAGATGTGCAATATACCACGCCTGAGCTGCAAGTGGCGACGGAATGGTCAAGCAAGAAAACATTGTTCCAACCGCGTTTCAGCATCACCAATGCGGACAATCAAAAAGCCGTTACCAACTCCATTCAAGCCGTGCTAAGCGGTAAATCGCCTCAAGATGCAGCGAAAGAAGCGCAAGCGATTATCGATCAGCACCTCGTGAAATAA
- a CDS encoding carbohydrate ABC transporter permease, whose protein sequence is MSHNRSVLWLFLLPGTLLYLALFMVPTLYGLFYSFTDWDGISPSYQLVGLNNYAKTLHNIVFQKALWNNTKFMLAVVIAQTVISLALALLLVKNKKINVFLRALYFFPTILSSVAVGLIWSFMYDPSLGLINTLLKEIGLGAYGQNWIGGVKIALYAIAGVQVWAHAGQMMIVFVAGLHAIPEELYEAARIDGGNRFQIFRKVTWPLLAPSATIVIAYTTIQSFKAFDLIFTMTDGGPNYATEILTTYIYHTAFANYSFGMASAGSVLFLILLSVLTILQFKALRADRVSY, encoded by the coding sequence ATGAGTCACAATCGATCCGTCTTATGGTTGTTTCTCCTGCCGGGTACGCTGCTTTATCTGGCATTGTTCATGGTACCAACACTATACGGATTGTTTTACTCCTTCACTGATTGGGACGGCATCTCGCCGTCCTATCAGCTTGTTGGTCTAAACAATTACGCGAAAACCTTGCATAATATCGTTTTTCAAAAAGCGTTATGGAATAACACGAAATTCATGCTTGCGGTTGTCATTGCACAGACGGTCATATCGCTTGCATTGGCACTTCTTCTCGTTAAAAATAAGAAAATTAACGTATTCCTGCGTGCGCTATATTTTTTTCCGACGATTCTATCCTCCGTGGCTGTAGGGTTGATCTGGTCATTTATGTACGACCCGTCGCTAGGGCTTATTAATACGCTTTTGAAGGAAATCGGATTAGGTGCGTACGGTCAAAATTGGATTGGCGGCGTAAAAATTGCTCTGTATGCCATTGCGGGTGTCCAAGTTTGGGCGCATGCGGGGCAGATGATGATTGTATTTGTAGCAGGCCTGCACGCTATCCCTGAGGAACTTTACGAAGCTGCGAGGATCGATGGAGGTAATAGGTTTCAAATATTTCGTAAGGTCACTTGGCCGCTTCTCGCGCCTTCTGCGACGATTGTGATTGCTTATACAACGATTCAATCTTTTAAAGCGTTTGATCTAATTTTTACCATGACAGACGGTGGACCTAATTACGCAACAGAAATTTTGACTACCTATATCTATCACACAGCTTTTGCGAACTATTCGTTCGGCATGGCATCAGCGGGTTCAGTTTTGTTTCTCATTTTATTATCCGTATTAACGATCCTGCAGTTCAAAGCGTTGCGGGCGGATCGTGTTTCCTACTAA